One genomic window of Solanum dulcamara chromosome 10, daSolDulc1.2, whole genome shotgun sequence includes the following:
- the LOC129870351 gene encoding microtubule-associated protein 70-2-like: protein MAEVSGDNSYNVRPPTSDTAGFTTPLTVSASFKEGKTYRRRTSMRPSLDADEFLNLLHGSDPVKLELNRLENELRDKDRELYEAQAEIKSLRLSERLREKAVEELTAEWSRVDEKLKLTESLLESKNLEIKKINEEKKASMAAQFAAEATLRRVHAAQKDDDMPPIEAILAPLEAELKLARQEIAKLQDDNKALDRLTKSKEAALLDAERTVQSALAKASMVDDLQNKNQELMKQIEICQEENKILDRMHRQKVAEVEKLTQTVRELEEAVLAGGAAANAVRDYQRKVQEMNEERKTLDRELARAKVTANRVATVVANEWKDASDKVMPVKQWLEERKFLQGELQQLRDKLVISERTAKSEAQLKEKYHLRLKVLEETLKSTSTGARTTPDGRSSSNGPSRRRSLGGADNISKLTANGFLPKRSPSFQLRSSGASTVLKHAKGTSKSFDGGSRSLDRSKKLLNGTGPNFNSSKSCDGTKDNETESNSWKANEDEKHNDSQMIRTEDTVPGVLYDLLQKEVIALRKAGHEKDQSLNDKDDAIEMLARKVETLTKAMEVEAKKMRREVAVMEKEVSAMRVEKEQENRAKRFANSKGPVNSSQPLPGRNVARNGLMRGTQ, encoded by the exons ATGGCGGAGGTTTCCGGCGATAATAGCTACAATGTGCGACCGCCGACGAGTGACACTGCAGGCTTTACAACGCCGTTGACGGTATCAGCTTCGTTCAAGGAAGGGAAGACTTACCGGAGAAGGACGTCCATGAGGCCAAGCCTAGACGCCGATGAGTTCTTAAACCTTCTCCACGGATCGGATCCGGTGAAATTGGAGCTTAATAGACTGGAGAATGAACTAAGAG ATAAGGACCGGGAATTGTATGAGGCTCAGGCGGAGATCAAGTCATTGAGATTGTCCGAGCGCTTACGAGAAAAGGCTGTTGAAGAG CTTACCGCTGAGTGGTCAAGGGTTGACGAGAAGCTCAAGCTGACAGAATCTCTTTTGGAAAGCAAG AATcttgaaattaagaaaattaatgAAGAGAAAAAGGCATCCATGGCAGCACAGTTTGCTGCAGAAGCCACCCTTCGAAGGGTTCATGCTGCTCAAAAAGATGATGATATGCCTCCAATTGAAGCCATTCTTGCACCTTTGGAGGCTGAACTCAAGCTTGCTCGTCAGGAG ATTGCAAAGCTTCAAGATGATAATAAAGCACTGGACCGTCTTACTAAGTCAAAAGAAGCAGCTCTACTTGATGCTGAGAGAACTGTGCAGTCAGCATTAGCAAAGGCTTCTATGGTGGATGATCTTCAGAACAAGAACCAGGAATTGATGAAACAGATAGAAATATGCCAG gaagaaaataaaatattggaCAGAATGCATCGACAAAAAGTTGCAGAGGTTGAAAAGCTTACCCAAACTGTACGTGAGCTTGAAGAGGCTGTTCTTGCTGGCGGTGCTGCTGCTAATGCTGTCCGGGATTACCAAAGAAAAGTTCAAGAGATGAAT gaagaaagaaaaactcTTGACCGGGAGCTCGCACGTGCCAAGGTCACAGCTAATAGGGTAGCAACCGTGGTTGCTAATGAATGGAAAGATGCCAGTGATAAAGTAATGCCTGTTAAACAGTGGCTTGAAGAAAGAAAGTTTCTGCAG GGTGAGTTGCAACAGTTACGTGACAAGCTTGTAATCTCTGAACGAACTGCGAAATCCGAAGCCCAGTTGAAA GAGAAATATCATCTAAGGCTCAAGGTCCTTGAAGAGACATTAAAATCAACTAGCACAGGTGCTCGCACTACACCAGATGGAAGAAGTTCAAGCAACGGTCCTTCGCGTCGGCGATCACTGGGTGGTGCTGACAACATCTCCAAATTGACCGCCAATGGCTTTTTACCGAAGAGATCACCATCATTTCAGCTGAGATCTTCTGGGGCCAGTACAGTGTTGAAACATGCAAAAGGGACATCTAAGTCGTTTGATGGTGGTTCAAGATCATTGGACAGGAGTAAAAAACTTCTGAATGGAACCGGTCCAAATTTCAACAGCAGCAAGTCCTGTGACGGGACCAAAGACAATGAGACTGAGAGCAATTCATGGAAAGCAAATGAAGATGAAAAACACAATGACTCACAAATGATAAGAACAGAGGATACTGTGCCTGGAGTATTATATGATTTGCTGCAAAAAGAAGTAATTGCTTTGAGGAAAGCTGGTCATGAGAAGGATCAAAGTCTTAATGACAAGGACGACGCTATTGAG ATGTTAGCAAGGAAAGTAGAGACTTTAACAAAAGCCATGGAAGTTGAGGCCAAAAAAATGAGAAGGGAAGTTGCTGTGATGGAGAAGGAGGTTTCTGCCATGCGCGTTGAGaaagaacaagaaaatagaGCAAAAAGATTTGCAAATTCTAAGGGTCCAGTGAACAGTTCTCAGCCACTTCCTGGAAG GAATGTAGCACGGAATGGGTTAATGCGAGGCACACAATAA